From Bradysia coprophila strain Holo2 chromosome IV unlocalized genomic scaffold, BU_Bcop_v1 contig_5, whole genome shotgun sequence, one genomic window encodes:
- the LOC119071773 gene encoding uncharacterized protein LOC119071773 isoform X3, which produces MKSFLFVFLFIGVGIAVPDSHLLDLKHSSILSSVGGLVDSVPTLLNNPVDGIEGLVTVAPLALSYGLSSLRLSKSIDNLTAFIRKSTDTSLTVTQYIGSISNGLDDLIPAALCFDRVVREATDKYHNLNLFKVKSITDCLSKTTKAQYDISAAIQARLNGIPAESSTDLDDLTGKIDRASQAMQGFADVADNVHGVTGFFFGIAAHILLVDYGLIKLSASLHMLANAISDSSDTSFDELVRALHGLAQTEKNINVAFQHLAYLT; this is translated from the exons ATGAAATCCTTTTTGTTCGTGTTTCTTTTCATTGGAGTCGGTATTGCAGTTCCCGACTCTCATCTTCTAGATCTTAAACATTCGAGTATTTTGTCGTCTGTCGGTGGTTTAGTGGATTCGGTTCCAACATTGCTCAACAATCCAGTCG ATGGTATTGAAGGTCTTGTAACCGTTGCTCCTCTTGCTTTAAGCTATGGTTTAAGCTCGCTAAGATTAAGCAAATCTATAGACAATTTGACAGCATTCATTCGTAAGTCAACCGATACATCGCTGACGGTCACTCAATATATTGGATCTATAAGCAATGGCTTAGATGACCTCATACCGGCCGCATTATGCTTCGACAGAGTTGTCCGTGAAGCCACAGATAAGTATCATAATCTCAATTTGTTCAAAGTTAAGTCGATAACCGACTGTTTGAGCAAGACGACCAAGGCCCAATACGATATCAGTGCAGCAATTCAGGCAAGATTGAATGGCATTCCCGCTGAATCGTCCACAGATTTGGATGACCTAACTGGTAAAATAGACAGAGCATCACAGGCAATGCAGGGTTTTGCTGATGTAGCTGATAACGTACATGGTGTAACCGGCTTCTTCTTTGGTATAGCTGCGCACATTCTACTTGTCGATTACGGTCTCATTAAATTGTCAGCAAGCTTACATATGTTAGCTAATGCTATCAGTGATTCATCTGATACATCATTTGACGAGTTGGTCAGAGCTTTGCATGGTCTTGCACAGAccgagaaaaatataaatgttgcCTTCCAACATTTAGCCTATCTGACGTAA